Sequence from the Saccharopolyspora pogona genome:
CTCGATCCCGCGCTTGATTAGGGCGAGTCAGCAGTGAGGGGAGATCGATCGGGATGAATGAGACCAGTCGCAAGGCTGTGGTGGTGGGGTTCGATCTGACGGAGTCTTCCCGACGTGCTGTGTGGTGGGCAGCGCGCGAGGCATCCAGTCGGCGTCATCCGTTGATGCTCGTGCACGTGCTCACGTGGCCGTTCGAAGAGCTCGCCCCGATCAAGGTGCCAGGCGAAGGTGACGTCCTGGAGCCGCTGCAGAAGATCCTGCGACAGGAACTCGCGGAATTGGTCGCCGGCTGCTGGGAAATCGACGCGGAGCTGGAAGTGCACAGCAGCATGCCGTTCGGGGATCCGGCGGAGATGTTGGCGGACTTGGCCGGGGAGGCCGAGGTGCTGGTGCTCGGCGGGCCGCGCATCGGGATGGAGTTCGGGGTGCTGGGCTCGACGTCGGCGGAACTGCTGACGCGACGTACCGGGGCTCCCATCGTCGTGGTGCGCGGTGGCCGCGAGCAGCTCGGTTCGGCGCCGGTCGTCGTCGGCGTCGACGGATCATCGGCCAGCCGACTCGCCATGGGTTTCGGCTACGACTTCGCTTCCCGTCACGGCAGCGAACTGGTCGCGGTGCACGCTTGGAGCGACCTTCCGCTGGATCCCTTCGCCCGGGTGCAGCAGTGGGAGCTGCCTTGGGGCGAGGTGCGCGAAGAAGCCGAGGAAGTTCTCGCCTCATCCCTGTCGGGCTGGGGTGAACGGTTTCCCGATGTCAGCGTTCGGCGGGTGGTTACGCCGGAAAAGCCCGCCGAGGCGCTGTTCAGAGAAGCCGAGGGCGCGAGCCTGCTGGTCGTGGGCAGCCATGGGAGGGGACGCATCCGTCGCAGCCTGCTCGGCTCGGTGAGCCATGCGGTCGTCAACCGCGCCTCTTGCCCGGTCGCAGTCCTGCGCGCTGGGTGACGCGCCGGCGCTACTGCGCTTGATGTCCTCCTGCGGTACGGACGACAGCTACCGGGCACTGGGCGTGGTGCAAGACTCCTGCAGCCACCGAACCCAGGAAAAGCCCGTCGAACCCGCCGCCGCCCCGGTGCCCGACGACGAGCAGACATGCGTCGCGGGCCGCATCGGTCAAAACAGCTACGGGGTGTCCCCGCTGGGCCACCTCGCGCACCGTGACCTTCGGGTATTCCTCGCGCAGGGCAGCGGTTTGCTTGCCCAGCGACTGTTTGATCCCCCGCTCCACCTGTTCGCGGTCGGCGGGTGTCAACGGCACGGCGAGCAGGCCTTCTTCGTGCCACACCTCCATCACGACCAGGTCGGTGCCCAGCCGCTCTGCGGCGGCGAACGCGAACCGCAGCGCTTCCTGGCTGCACGTTGAATCATCCACACCGGCGACCACTGGGCCCACGGTGGTGGGGACGCCCTTGCGCACGATGACGACCGGGCAGGACGCGTGGGTGGCCACGCCGACGCTCACCCCGCCCAGCAGGGCGTCGGTGAAACCGCAATGCCCACGCGCACCGAGGACCACCAACTGTGCTTTCGCGCTCTGGCGCAACAGCACCTCGACCGGATGACCGGTCGCGACTTCGGCGTTCACCGCAAGATTCGGCCGGTTGGCACTGCACTCCGCCGCGGCCTTCTGCACCGCCTTCTCGGCGTAATCGGCGCGGGCCGGATCGTCGTTGGTGATCACGACGTGCAGCGGCGCGCGGCGGCGATCCGCTTCCGCGGCGGCCCAGACGGCAGCCGTGATCGAGCTGTCCGATCCGTCAACGCCCACCACAACGGGCTGGTCCGGTGTTGACATGGCACTTCCTCAACCTTTCGTGTCACGGACGACAGCGACCGGGCACGGGGCGTGGTGCAGCACACCGGCGGCCACCGATCCCAGCAGCAGTCCGGTGAACCCGCCGCGTCCGCGGTGCCCGACAACCAGCAGCCGTGCATCTTCGGCTGCGGCGGCGAGCTCGGCGACCGGGTGTCCCCGCTGGGCGACCTTGCGGACAGGCACATTCGGGTAGGACTCGGCCCAGCCAGCGAGTTGCTCTGCCACCCCGCGCAATGCTTCGTCGCGCAGATCGGCCAGCTCGTATTCCAGGCGGGGCACGACCGGCGCGTACTCGATGTCCTGCCATACCTGCATGGCCACGAGCTCGGACTCATACCGGGACGCGGCGTCGAACGCGTACTGCAGGGCGGCGCCGCTGTGCGGGGAGTTGTCCAGCCCGACGACGACCGGGCCGCCCTCGCGGCGCTCTCGGACCACGACGACCGGGCGCCGCGCGTGGGTAGCCACCTTGGCGCTGACCGAGCCCAGCAAGGTCGCGGCCAGCGTGCTTCGTCCGCGTGAACCGACCGCTACCAGCACGGCACCTTCGGAGAGCTGTAGCAGGACGTCCGCGGGGTCGCCGGGCACGACGTCCGAGGAGACTTCAAGGCTTGGGTGGTCGCCTGCGATCTGGTCCGTCACTGGTCCGAGGATTTCCCAGGCCTCGTCGTCCCACATCGGGTCACCGGACGCCATCACGACGTACAGCTGCTTGGCGGGCCGCAGATCGGCTTCTCCAGCAGCCCACCGAACGGCCGTCAGCGACGATTCGGAGCCATCCACTCCGACGACAACCCGCCCAGTCGACTCCATGCCAAACCTCCCACTGCCTGCCTCCTGGGTACCCCGGGCCAGCTTCGGCACATAAGGCCACTCGGCCCTAGCTAGTGGGGCCGCGGTTCTCGGTGATGGCGACAGCGATCACGGTCGGCACGAAGTAGGCGGCGGTGGCTCCGACCAGGCGTTGGCACCGATTCGCCGCGAACAGCGCATGGTGTGGGGTCGTTGGACCCTGCTGCGGCGCTGGCTCCGCCCTTCATCGTGGGACGTCGACTCGAGCAGTGGGACGGTCGCCGTCGCCGGCTGGGCGCCCGCTGCTCCGCCGGAGGAGCACGGGGAACGAGGATGCGACAGCGGGTCCGCACGATCGCGCAGTGGGCAGTGGTGCTGGGTGGCAACCCATGCCGACGGCAGCGGTGCCCGCACCACGCTGACCAGCTCGCCGTGAATGGCTGTGTTCACGCATCTGGCCGGAATCCGGGGAAGCGGCTCGCGGCACTGTGGATTTGACAGGGGAAACCGAGATGCTTGAGAAGCTGACGGACGCACCGGACGGGATCGACGCTGTCAAAGCCATTGGCACGGTGTCGAAAGAGGACTACGAAGAGGTCTTCGAGCCGCTCGTCGAGTCGGCGCGGAGGGAGAACCGGCGCATTCGACTCCTCTACCAGTTCGGGGCGGAATTCCGGGGTTTCACGCCGGGGGCGGCTTGGGAGGACACCAAGCTCGGGTTCGGGGCGATTCAGCTGTTCGACGGCTGTGCGGTCGTCAGCGACACGTGGTGGATCCGGGAGTCGAGCCGGCTCGTGGGCTTCCTGCTGCCCTGCCCGGTGCGGGTCTTCGGCAATGACGAACGGGATGCGGCGATCGATTGGCTGAGCTCGTTGCCCGAAGGTCCCGGCGTGTCGCACCGGCTCGTTCCTGAGTCGGGAGTCCTCGTGGTCGAGGTCGAAGAACCCCTGCGGGTGCAGGACTTCGACGCCTTGGCGCGGACAGCGGATACGTGGCTGAACGAGCACGGTGATCTGCCAGGCCTGGTCGTCCATGCTCGCGAGTTTCCCGGCTGGGAGAACGTCTCGAGCATGCTCCGGCACGTGCGATTCGTGCGCGACCACCACCGCAAGGTCAAGCGCGTGGCGCTGTCGGCAGACAGCAAACTGGCGAGTCTGGTACCGCATCTCGCCAAGCACTTCGTCCAGGCCGAGGTGAACAGTTTCGGGTACGACGAGATTGACGATGCCATCACGTGGGCGGCAGGCCCTACTGGGCGAGGTACCTGAGACGTTTTTCGGGGGAGGGGGACGATGGGCTCTACTTGTGCCCTCCTCGGCTCGCGATCATCTTCCTCGTAGGTTCGGTTCGCTCGGTGCACCTCGGGAGGTTCCGATGCTGAGACGCTACGAACGGCGCCTTCTCGAGGAGATCGAGCGGCAGCTGTGTTCCGAAGACCCGGAGTTCGCGCAAAGGATGACCCATGTGCGCCCATTCATGAAGGTCTTGGGGTGGCTCACGGTTCGCAGGGCTCTCGGAATTGTGGCGGCGTTCCTCGCCCTGCTGTGCGTGGTGTTCAACGAAGGTACCGGATTCGTCGTTGCCGGGGCACTCGCCGCAGCGCTGTTCATGTCCGAGAGTTGGCAGATCCAGACCGAATGACGAGGAGTTTCGCGATGCCCACGACAGAGCACTGGTCGGTCGACATCTACCTCACCGAGGAAGAAGACCGCACTCACGCCCAAGCGCAGTTGCACACTCGGGACGCGACCGATCTGCGGGGCAACGGGTTGGCCAAGCGGAGCCCCGAGGACGTCAACGTTCCGGAGGTCGGTGCCGAACTCGCCGCGGCCCGGGCGTTGTTCGAACTCGCGCATTGCCTGCTCCGCGCGGCGACTGTCGACGTCGAACAGCTGACCGGCAAGCCCGCACACCTGCACAGCTAGTGTCCTGCACCGGAAATTCATGGTCGAAATGGCTATACTGCGGGAATGGCGAGGACTGGGCGGCCGAAGGCTGAGTTGGTGCTGACCGACGATGAGCGTTCGACGTTGCAGCGTTGGGCTCGGCGGGCGAAGAGTTCGCAGGCTTTGGCGTTGCGGTGTCGGATTGTGCTGGCATGCGCCGATGGTTTGTCCAATGTGGATGTCGCCGAGAAGTTGCGGGTGTCGCGGCCGACGGTGGGCAAGTGGCGGTCGCGGTTTGTCCAGCGACGACTGAAGGGGTTGGTCGACGAGGATCGCCCAGGCGCGCCGCGGAAGATCACCGACGAACAGGTGGAGAAGGTGGTCGTCTCGACGTTGGAAGAGAAACCGAACAACGCGACGCATTGGTCGCGTACATCGATGGCGAAGCGTTCCGGGCTGAGTAAATCGACCGTGGGACGGATCTGGAAAGCGTTCAACCTTAAACCCCACTTGGCCGACACATTCAAGCTCTCTACCGATCCGCAGTTCATCGAGAAGGTCCGTAACGTCGTCGGCCTGTATATGAACCCGCCCGAGAACGCAGTGGTTCTGTGCACCGATGAGAAATCCCAGGTGCAAGCGCTGGAGAGGTCCCAGCCGGTGTTGCCGATGATGCCCGGCATGCCCGAGCGGCGCACCCACGACTACGTCCGTCACGGCGTCACCAGCCTGTTCGCCGCCTTCGACATCGCCACCGGCAAGGTCATCTCCTCGCTGCACCGCCGGCACCGCTCGGTCGAGTTCCGCAAATTTCTCACCAAGATCGACAAAACCGTACCGGCGGAGTTAGGCGTCCATGTCATTTGTGACAACTACGCCACCCACAAAACCGAGATCATCCAGAAATGGCTAGCGAAGCATCCCCGATTCCAAATCCACTTCATCCCGACCGGATCGTCCTGGATCAACCAGGTCGAACGCTGGTTCGGCGAATTGACCACCAAACTCCTGCAACGCGGCGTGCACACCAGCGTCCAGGCACTCGAGGCCGATATCCGCAACTGGATCGACGAGTGGAACAACGATCCCCGGCCGTTCATCTGGACGAAGAGCGCTGACGAGATCTTGGAGTCACTCCGATCATATTGTCAACGAATCTCCGGCGCAGGACACTAGTGCTGTAGCTGCTGGGACGCAAGCAGCCAGCCCAGCGGTACGTGATCAGTGAACGACGGCGACGGGACATGGGGCGTAGTGCAGTACTGCGTGGCTGACCGAGCCGAACAGCGCCGTCCGGACGACGCCGCGTCCGTGGGTTCCGACGACGAGCAGATCGGCGTCGACGGCGGCCGTGAGCAACGCTTCTGCGGCGTGTTCGGAGCCGTCCACACCGAGCTCACTCGCGCGGGAAGCGGCGTCGGTCAGCACAGTGGCGGGATGGCCTAGGCGCACCTCGGTCCACACGTCCAGTCCGGGCAGCTTCTGGCGGCACTCTGCGGCCATGTCCTCTACTGTCCGCTGCGCGGCACCGCGCATCGGTTCGAGCGCGACCGCCTCGCTGGACAGGTGGATCCGGGTCAGTTCCTCCAGCGGAACGGCGAATGCGTGTACCAGGAGCAAGGGCTGGTTGCGTGTCGTGGCCTCAAGAGCGGCCCACCACACCGCCCGCTGCGACTCGGTGGACCCGTCGAATCCCGCGACCACCGCTTCCGCCTGCAACGCATGCATATCCGCCACCCCGCCTTGCCGCCAGGATGCGCGTGCTGCGCCGGGGATGCAGGCCAGCGCTCAGGTCGATGGACGTGACCAGAGCAGGGCTGCCGTCCACCACCCGGGCGGGTCAGAAGTCGTGGTCGGTGTCGGCGAGTGCGAAGTAGTTCTCTTCCTCCTGGGTGAAGTGCAGGCAGAGCACGGCGTGCAGGCCGTACAGGGTGGCGAGGAGGTCCTCGATCTGGTCGTCTCCGATGCGCCCTTGAGACTCGGCCAATGCCAGGTGAGTCCCGATCCGCCTGCTGAGCCTGTCGATCTCGGCGTGCATGCGGCTCATCGTGGCGGTGGCTTCGGAACTGCCCAGGGGAGCGGCGAGGGCCGGGTAGAGCTGGGTCTCCTCGGCCTGCTCGTGCGGGATCAAGCGCCGGTCCAGGAAATCCCGAGTCCGGCGCAGCGCGGCGAGCGCCTTCGTCGAGCCGGGGGCTTCGGAGAGGAGGTCTGCGGTGTCGCGGATCAAGGGCAGGGTTTCGCGGAGCTTTTCCTGTTCGGCGTCGAATTGGTGCAGCAGGTCCTCCGTGGAGTGCGGCACGGTGAGCTCACCTCGGTGACTGCCGCCCAGAGCACGCAGCGCGTTGGCGATAACCGCGAGGTCGATGCCTTCCTGAAGCAGCGCGCCTGCCGCCGGCGGTAGCCAGCCGACGGCGGCGACGCCCATGGCGATGATGGACAGACCCATGCCGACGGCGGCGCTTTGCACCGCGATGCCACGTGCTCGGCGGGCGATGTTCACGGCGTCGGCGAGGCGATCGAGTCGGTCGGTGGTGAGCACGATGTCGGCGGCCTCCGACGAGGCGGTCGAACCCCGGGCGCCCATGGCGATTCCCACCGTCGCGGCCGCCAACGCGGGGGCGTCGTTGACCCCGTCGCCGACCATGACGGTGGTCGCCGTTGCGCTTTCGGCGCGGACGCGGGCCACCTTCTCCGTGGGGGTTTGCTCCGCGTGCACCCAGTCCAGCCCCAGCACACTGGCGACGTCTCGGGCGGGTTCGGAGCGGTCGCCGGTGAGCATGACCAGGCGCTGCAATCCCGCGTTCCGCAGCCGTCTGAGGGTCCTGGGGGCGTCCCTGCGAAGGGGATCGCGAAGCAGTAAGGCGCCCTGCAGTTCGCCTTCGCAGCTGACCCAGGCGATGGCGGTGGCGTCGAGCATGGCTCGGTTGAGCACGGCGTCGGCCCAACGGGGTCTGTTCTCCGGTAGTGCGAGTCTGCCGACTTCGACGCGCATGCCGTCGACGATGCCACTCATTCCTCGCCCGGGTTGTTCCGACGCGTCGCGCGGTCGGAGCAGAGCGAGGTGCTGCTTTCGGGCGTGCGCGACGATGGCGTCGGCGAGGACGTGCGGGGATGCCTGGTCGAGCGAGGCGGCCATCCGGAGCACCTCCGACGCGTCGGAGGTCGGTGCGGCGATGACGTCGACGACGGTCGGACGCCCTGCGGTCAGGGTGCCGGTCTTGTCCACGATCACGGTGGTGGCGTGGCCGAGGTTCTCCAGAGCTGAGCCGTCACGGATGATCACGCCGATCCGGGAGGCTCGGGACATGCCCGACACGATGGCCACTGGCACTGCCAGCAGCAGCGGGCACGGAGTCGCGACCACCAGCACGGCAACAGCGCCAACAGGGGAGCCGGTGATCAGCCAAGCGCCACCGGCCAGGAGCAGGGCCAGGGGTAGGAACCACGTCGCATACCGGTCGGCGAGGCGGACAACGGGTGCCCGCTCAGCACCGGCCTCTTGCGCCAACCGCACGATTCCGGTGTAAGTGCTTTCCTCGGCTGTCGCGCCGGCCCGCAGGTCGAAGGCGGAGCCAGCGTTGACAACCCCGCTGCGAACGGGCTCTCCGGCAGTGCGTTCGACGTGGGCGGACTCGCCGGTCAGCACCGATTCGTCGAGGACTGCGGCACTACTTCCGACCTGGCCGTCCACCGGCACCACCTCGCCGGGGTTCACCAGCAGCAGGTCGCCGACGCTCACTTGGTCCACGACAACGGTTTCGAGCGCGCCATCCGCGTATCGATGAGCGAACCGCGGCGCGTGTTCCAGCAAGGCGCGCAGGTCGTGGGAGGCCCGGCGCTGCGCCGCGGCGTCCAGGGCCTGCCCGGACGCCAACATGACCGCGATCAGCGATCCGGCGAGGTACTCGTGCACCACGAGGGTCCCACCGAGCGAGAGCACGGCGATGAGATCTACCCCGGTACGTCCGCGCCACAGCGCGTGCGCCATCCACGTCAGCGCGGGCGCGATCGCTACCGCGGTTCCGGCCACCCACGCCGCGTCGGCCGTGCTGGCGGCGCCAACCGCCCAGGCGATGACGCCGAGCAGCAACGCGCCCGCAGTGACAGCGAGTAGGGTTGGCTCGAACCACGGCCGAACGCGGCGAGCAGCGTTCTGCGACCTGGGTACTGAGCGTGGTCCGGACATCAGCGGCACATCCCCAATAGTCGGAGCTGGCTCCGGCGTCATGACCAAGCGGTGAGGAAGTCGACTGCCGAGTCCACTGCGGTTAGTTTGTCGTTGTCGTTGTCGTTGTCGTTGTCGTTGTCGTCTTCGTCGATGCGGGTTCCGCTGGCATTGCCGAGGGTTTCGACGAAGACGAGGAAGTCCAGGGAGTCCAGTTCGAGCGCCTCGCGGAAGTCTTCGTGGCCGTCCAGCTCGTCGAGGTCGGCTCCGGGCATGGCCTTCAGCAGCGCATCACGCACGAGGCCGCGGGCGTGCTGTGGTGTGGTCGGCTGGGTCATCACAGTTCCTCCGGATCCTGCAGGAACGTGTCGATGTTGGTGAGGAAACGGCCGCCGGTGGCGCCGTCGGTTGCGCGGTGGTCGCCGGAGAGCGCTGCGGTGACTTACCGGGCGGATCCCGATCAGGTCGTCGATGGCCCATGCTCGGTGCATGACCGCGCCGAATCCGATGAGTGCCACCTGTGGGGGTAGATCACGCCTTGTAGGGTTTCGACGCCGAGATCGCCGAGGTTGGTCACGGTGATCGTGGCTGGAGTGGTGTCTGAGGAGCGTAGGCGGGCGGTGCGGGCGCGGGAGACCAGCTCGCGCAGGCGGCGCATGATCTCTGTGAGTGGAAGCTGCTCGGCGTCGACGATGCTGGGGGTGAGCAGGCCTCCGGCTGATCGGCTCCCACCGCATCGGGTCCTCTCCCCGCTCCACCTGACCAGGCAAGCCCGGCGGACATCGCAGTCGCTAGAGGCCAACGGCTCTCACGGGCAGCAGTCGTTTCCAAGGCGTTCCTGGTGTACTTCCTCAACCCGTGGAGCGCCATCAACCTGGTCGACTTCTACTTCCTGCGCAAGGAGAACTACGACCTGGACGCATCGAGCAGCAGCTCTCACCGGAGGACGACCCGGCAGCGACTGCTGTGCCCGTGCACGATGCGCTCTGCATCGCGTCCGTGGTGCGGCCGGACGTCGTTACGTCCTCGGGTTTCTACCACGTGACGGTGGAGACGGGCGGCGACCAGACGCTCGGCGAGATGATCGTCGACACCCGTCCTTGGTCGACCGCGCATGTCACCGCCACGGCCGCCATTGCAGCAGCGGCGGGATGTCGGGCGAGTTCGAGCTGCCCTGACGCGCCGCCGGGTGCGCAATTTCGCGAGAAATTGACGTTCACCCGGGTGAACGTCAATTTCTCGCGAAATTGTGCCCCACCCAGTGGCGAGTGCACCCGGCGTCATTGGCTGTCAGGTGCCGACCTGCGGTCAGGAAACGGGGGAGCTATGACCGAGTACAAGCCGCGGATCGTGGTGGGCGTGGACGGTTCGCCCGGCTCCCGAGCTGCACTGCGCTGGGCGCTGCGGTACGCCGAGCAGAGCGACGGACGCGTCAAAGCGCTGATCGCGTGTGGCTATCCGGCCCTCGTCGACGTGGTGCTGCCGATGTCGGAGGGCGACGTAGCCGCCGAGGCCAGGCGGGAGTTGCGGAAAGCGGTCGAGGAAACCGCCGCCTCACTGGGGGCGCGGGTTCCCGTGGAGCAGACGGTGGTGCGAGATCACGCGGCGCGTGCACTGCTGGACGAGGCCCAGGAGGCAGACCTGCTCGTGGTGGGCAGCCGTGGGCGTGGCGGATTCGCCGGGACTCTCCTCGGATCGGTCGGCCAACACTGCGTGCTCCACGCGCCGTGTCCGGTCGTCATCGTCCGCCACGTCGACGGCTGACCGCCCCTTGATGAGATCTCTGGCAGGGATTTATTCATTGTCGACGTGCGATCTCGTGTCGTTGCGAGTACACCGGCTTCGACTGTCGAGTCGGGACGGTAGGGAATCATGAATGAGAAAGCGCCGCGGATCGTTGTCGGCGTGGACGGCTCGCCGGGATCGAGGGCCGCGCTGTGCTGGACGCTGCGCTACGCCGAACAGTGCGGCGGCGTGGTCAATGCGGTGATGGCGTGGGTTCCGTCGACCTTCACCGAGATCACGCCAATGCCCCCGGCGCTCTCGGACGAGGATGCGGTTGCTCGTGCGGAGTGGGAGTTGCGGAAGGCGGTCGACGAAACCTCGGCTTTGCTGGCGACGTCGGTGCCCATTCATCGAGAGGTGGTTCGCGGGCATGCCGCGCGAGCGCTGCTGGACGAAGCTCAGGACGAGGATCTGCTGGTGGTTGGAAACCGTGGACACGGCGGATTCGTCGGTGCGCTGCTCGGATCGGTGAGTCAGCATTGCGTGAGCCACGCGCACTGCCCAGTGGTTGTTGTCCGTCCTACCGCGAGATGACGTGGCGTGCAGGGGAAGGGGAAGGCGCGGCCGCTGTCCGCCACGCCTTCCAGTTGTTCACTTGCCCTTGCGCATCACCGGGATTTCCTTGCGGGTCTCGGCTTCTCGACGTGGCATGTGGATGGTGAGGATGCCCGCTTCGTACTCGGCCTTGATGTCTTCGGTGTTGCAGCTGGTCGGCAGCAGCAGGGTGCGGCTGAACGAGCCGTAGTAGAACTCGCTGTGCCGGTCGGTGCGTTCTTCGTGCTTGCGCTCCGCGGTGATCTTGAGCTGGTTGCCCTCGACGTTGATGTGGATGTCCTTTTCGGGGTCCACGCCGGGGAGTTCGCAGCGGACCACGAACTCGTCCTTCTCGGTGTAGGTCTCCACGCGCATCGCATGCCGTTCACCGAAGGGCCACTCGGTTTCGAACATCTGGAAGATGTCAGGCAGGCCCAGGCTCGGCCGAGGCAGCAAGCTGGTCATGGTGTCCTCCGTTCGCGAAAGATGGACAACGTCCACAGTCCGTCTTGCCATCCCTGTGGAATAGGGCCGACCGGCCCGTTCCGGCCGGACGCATCGCGGGTACCCGGGCGGCGTTGAACGTGAACCCGTGGTGCGGGGGAGTGTTGCGATGACAAGCAGAACGGTCCCGTCGCAGGAGACGATGCGCTCGGCGCTGGCCCTGGCGTGCCGGGCGCCGTCGGTGCACAACAGCCAACCATGGCGGTGGAAGCTGGCCGAGCATTCGGTGCACCTCTACCTCGATCGTTCCCGGCTGTTGGGAGTCATCGACCCGACCGGGCGGGAGATGGCGGCGCGGTCCTCAGCCACGCCCGCATTGCCTTCGCAGCTGAAGGGTGGCGAGCCCGGGTGCACCGCCTGCCGAACCCGGCACAACCGGACCACCTGGCGTCGATCGAGTTCACCGAGCTGACCGAGATCGACCCGCACGTCGAGACGCTGGCGGCAGCGGCGGCGAACCGGCGTACCGACCGTCGGCCATTCCTGACCGACCCGGTGCCGCAGGAGGTCCTCGCGCCGTTGCGCGAGGTCGCGCGGCTGGCGGACTGCATGCTCAGCTTCGCCCTGGAGGACCGGGAGCGCCGCGACTGGCGATCCAGCACGCCGGCGCGGAGCAGCGGGACCAACCCGAGTACCGGCAGGAGCTCGCCGCCTGGGCGGGGCGGCACGCGTCCGCTGAGGGGGTGCCGGTGCGCAGCCTTCCAGCGGAGCACGTGCGCGGCATGCCTGAACGGGACTTCGCGTTGGTCGCCGAGGGGGAGCTAGCTACGAGAGCTGGCTGCGGGGGAGACGCTGAGCGCGGTCCTGCTCAGCGCGACGAAGC
This genomic interval carries:
- a CDS encoding Hsp20/alpha crystallin family protein translates to MTSLLPRPSLGLPDIFQMFETEWPFGERHAMRVETYTEKDEFVVRCELPGVDPEKDIHINVEGNQLKITAERKHEERTDRHSEFYYGSFSRTLLLPTSCNTEDIKAEYEAGILTIHMPRREAETRKEIPVMRKGK